A region of the Exiguobacterium aurantiacum DSM 6208 genome:
AGAAGATTGCAGAAGTCGGCTACGACCCTGAATACGGGGCTCGACCGCTCCGCCGGGCGCTCCAGCGTGAGGTGGAAGACCGCCTCTCAGAATCGATGCTCAGCGGTAACATTGCAAAAGGCAGTAAAGTCGCCCTCGATGTGCAAGACGGGGAATTCGTCGTCCGAAACGAAGGGGTCGTTCAATAATCCGTAGCCCCCTCTCTCCTATGAGGGGGCTTTTTTAGACAGAAGGGAACACGTATGGCTAAAATTAAAACGAAATATGTATGTCAATCTTGTGGCTACGAATCTGCCAAATGGATGGGGCGTTGCCCAGGATGTAATGAATGGAACACGCTCGTTGAAGAATTCGTCGAAGAGAAAAAGGCGAAACGAGGCGCCGCATTCGTGCATAGTTCATCGAGGCAGTTGAAACCGGAACGTCTCGCGGACGTCGTCTCGCAAGAAGAGACGCGCGTCCATACGAACAGTCAAGAGTTCGACCGTGTGCTCGGAGGCGGGATCGTGCCTGGTTCGCTCGTCCTTGTCGGAGGCGACCCGGGAATCGGGAAATCGACGATTTTGCTCCAAGTGAGTGCCCACCTGGCCCATAGCGGCCGAAAAGTGCTCTACATTTCAGGTGAGGAGTCGCTCAAACAGACGAAGCTTCGTGCTGAACGGCTCGGCCTGCCGACGCAGGATTTATATGTGCTCGCTGAGACGGATATGTTGATGATTGAGCGAGTCATCGACGAAGAAAAACCTGGGTTCGTCATCATCGACTCGATTCAAACGGTCTACATGGATGAGATTCAATCGGCGCCGGGCAGCGTCGCCCAAGTGCGAGAATGTACCGCCGCCTTGATGAAGATTGCTAAAACGCGAGGGGTGGCCGTCTTTATCGTCGGTCACGTCACGAAACAAGGCTCGATTGCCGGACCGCGTTTGCTTGAACACATGGTCGATGCTGTCCTTTATTTCGAAGGTGAACGTCACCACACGTTCCGAATCTTACGGGCTGTCAAAAACCGTTTCGGCTCGACGAACGAGATTGGTATCTTTGAAATGAAGGAAGGCGGGCTCGAGGAAGTGCTCAATCCGTCCGAGATATTTTTAGAAGAACGGACGGCCGGCGTATCGGGTTCGACCGTCGTCGCTTCGATGGAAGGGACGAGGACGGTGCTCGTCGAACTGCAAGCGCTCATCTCCCCGACCTCGTTCGGTAACCCACGGCGGATGGCGACGGGGATTGACCAAAACCGGGTCGCGCTACTCATGGCCGTGCTCGAGAAACGTTCCGGGCTTTTGCTTCAGACGCAAGATGCCTATTTGAAAGCGGCCGGCGGGGTCAAACTCGATGAACCGGCGATCGACTTGGCGATTTGCGTGTCCATCGCTTCGAGTTTCCGTGACCGTCCGACCCGACCGACGGACGTATGCATCGGGGAAGTCGGCTTGACCGGTGAAGTACGTCGTGTCTCACGAATCGAGCAGCGCGTCGCCGAAGCGGCCAAGCTCGGATTCACTCGAGCCATCATCCCGAAAAACAATCTTGGCGGCTGGACGGCCCCATCCGGGATCGACGTCGTCGGAGTCAGTACTGTCGATGAGGCGCTCCAGCTCACCATCCCGTTCTAAGGGGTGCCTCAGACAGTTTTTAACGCTTTGTAACGAACGCTTTCAAAAGAACCGTGTTACAATGAAAGTGTTATTTTTTTGAAATTAAAATTCATAATAAAAGGAGGTGGAATGAGTGAAGATTGCAGTGCGAATCGGATTTATTCTAATCGGACTCGTCGTCGGATGGTTCGGGATTATCGAAGCGATGCTTCTTCTCGGAGACCTAGGTGTGAACGTACCCGCTTGGTTGACGATTCCATACGTGGCTAGTTTGATTGGTGGACTTATCTTCTTCATTCTTAGTTTATTCTTGACCAATGGGGTCGTTAAATTTATCCGTTTTGTTGAAGAACGGCTCGTCCGTTTACCGGTCGGGGATATTTTATTCGGGTCGATCGGATTGATCATCGGGTTGTTAATCGCCTTTTTGATCAGCGTCTCACTCGAAGTGACGAACATTTTCTTGCTCAGTAAAATCGTTCCGATTTTCGTGACCGCCTTGTTCGGTTATTTCGGATTTGCCGTCGGGTATCGCAAGCGAAACGAATGGATCAAATTATTCGTGAAAAGTGAGCGTGAGAAGCAGCCGGCTGAGCCGGTTCGTCGTTCAAACGATAAAATATTGGATACGAGCGTCATCATCGATGGCCGGATTGCCGACATTGCGAAAACAGGGTTTATCGAAGGCACGCTCATCGTCCCGCAATTCGTGATTGGCGAGCTTCAGTATATCGCCGATTCGTCGGATACGTTGAAACGAAATCGCGGCCGTCGCGGTCTCGACATCTTGAAAGAGTTACAAGACAACGATCGCATCGAAGTCGAGATTTACGATGGAGATTTTGAAGATGTGGCGGAAGTCGACATCAAGTTGATCAAACTGGCTGAACTCAAGAATGGCATCGTCGTCACAAACGACTACAACTTGAACAAAGTGTGTGAAGTCCGCAACGTCCCGGTCTTGAACATTAACGACTTGGCTAACTCGGTGAAACAGATTGTCATCCCGGGAGAAGAGATGGTCGTTACAGTCATTAAAGAAGGAAAAGAACAAAATCAAGGAGTCGCCTACCTTGAAGACGGGACGATGGTCGTCGTCGAAGGGGGACGCAAACTCATCTCGAAGACGTTACCGGTCGTCGTGACGAGTGTACTCCAGACCTCGGCGGGTCGAATGATTTTTGCTCGTCCTGAATAACCATGAAAAAAGAGACGCATTCGCGCTCTCTTTTTTCACGAAGAGAGGTGAATGGACATGGTACGTTATTCAGTCGTCATCCCGGCAGCCGGACAAGGCAAACGGATGGGAGCGAATGAAAACAAATTAAGATTAGCGCTTCATGGGAAACCGATTATCGTCTGGACGGTCGAGGCGTTCGCCCGTGACTCGTGGTGTGACCACATCGTGTTGGCGATTCAACCGGAAGAGGCAGAATGGTTTGAATCGATGCTCGCCCACATTAGCACGCCGATCACGTATGTGGCCGGTGGAAAGGAACGACAAGAAAGTGTGCGGGCCGGGCTTCACGCCGTCGATGCAGATCGTGTCGTGTTGATCCATGACGGGGCGCGTCCGTTCGTGCGCATGAGTCAGTTACATGAAGTGGCGGAAGCGGCACAGACGAACGGGGCCATTTTGGCTGTCCCGGTGAAAGACACCGTCAAACAAGTGGCGGCTGGGGTGATTCAACAAACCGTTCCTCGTGAGGCGCTATGGCTGGCGCAAACACCGCAAGCTTTTCCGGCGGCTGAGATTCGGGCCATTCACGACCGAGCGGAGTCCGCTCGCGTCGTCGGGACCGATGATGCGAGCCTGTTCGAATGGGCGGGCAAAGAAGTGACCGTCATTCCAGGGGATTATCACAACATTAAAATGACGACGCCTGAAGATTTACTGTTTGGCGAAGCGATCTTGACAAAGGAGGATTATCGATGAGAATCGGACAAGGATTTGATGTGCATGCGTTCGCCGAAGGGCGGCCGCTCATTTTAGGGGGGATCGAGATCCCGCATGATCGTGGTTTACTCGGTCATTCAGACGCTGACGTGCTCTTGCATACGATCGCGGACGCGGCACTTGGGGCGATTGCGGCAGGGGATATCGGCAAACATTTCCCGGATACCGACCCGGCGTTCAAAGACGCAGATTCAAAAGTGTTGCTCCGACACGTCTGGAAACTCGTGAAAGCGGAAGGGTACGTGCTCGGCAACGTCGATGCGACGGTAATGGCGGAACGTCCGAAACTCCGGACGTATATCGACGACATGCGAGCGGTCATCGCGGAACTGCTTGAAGCCGACATTAGCCAAGTGAACGTCAAAGCGACGACGACGGAAAAGCTCGGTTTCACAGGACGTGAAGAAGGAATTGCCGCCCAGGCGGTCATCCTGCTCAACCGTGCTTGACAAAAGTGGTATACTATTTGGGCAGAAGAGAAGAAAGGTGGAAATAGTATGAGTGAAGTGCGTGTACGCTATGCGCCAAGTCCGACGGGTCACCTCCATATCGGGAACGCCCGGACCGCGCTATTCAATTATTTATATGCTCGCCACGCCGGCGGGAAGATGATTCTCCGAATCGAGGATACCGATCAGAAACGGAACGTCGAGAACGGTGTCGAAAGCCAGATGAAATATCTCGAATGGCTCGGAATCGATTGGGACGAGGGTCCAGGCCGCGGTGGCGACTACGGTCCTTATTTCCAAATGGAGCGACTTGACCTCTACAACAAACATGTGAACGAGTTGATGGAGAAAGGCCTGGCTTATAAATGCTACATGACGTCTGAAGAGTTGGAAGCCGAACGCGAAGCACAAATCGCTCGCGGTGAAGCACCACGCTACTCGGGCGCCCATCGTAACTTGAGCGCTGAGGAGCAGGCGGCGTTCGAAGCAGAAGGCCGCAAGCCGTCGATTCGCATCCGTGTGCCTGAGGGCGTCACGTACAAATGGACAGATGTCGTCAAAGGTGACGTCTCGTTCGAAGCGAAAGATTTCGGAGACTGGGTCATCGTCAAACAAGACGGGATCCCGACGTATAACTTTGCCGTCGTCGTCGACGATCATTTGATGAAAATCAGCCATGTGTTACGTGGAGATGACCATATCGCCAACACGCCGAAGCAAATGATGGTGTATGACGCGCTCGGGTGGGAGTATCCAGCGTTTGGTCATATGACACTCATCTATAACGAAAATCATAAAAAGTTGTCGAAGCGCGATGAGTCGATCATCCAGTTCATCGAACAGTACGCTGACCTCGGTTACTTGCCGGGTGCACTGTTCAACTTCATCTCACTTCT
Encoded here:
- the ispF gene encoding 2-C-methyl-D-erythritol 2,4-cyclodiphosphate synthase — protein: MRIGQGFDVHAFAEGRPLILGGIEIPHDRGLLGHSDADVLLHTIADAALGAIAAGDIGKHFPDTDPAFKDADSKVLLRHVWKLVKAEGYVLGNVDATVMAERPKLRTYIDDMRAVIAELLEADISQVNVKATTTEKLGFTGREEGIAAQAVILLNRA
- the radA gene encoding DNA repair protein RadA translates to MAKIKTKYVCQSCGYESAKWMGRCPGCNEWNTLVEEFVEEKKAKRGAAFVHSSSRQLKPERLADVVSQEETRVHTNSQEFDRVLGGGIVPGSLVLVGGDPGIGKSTILLQVSAHLAHSGRKVLYISGEESLKQTKLRAERLGLPTQDLYVLAETDMLMIERVIDEEKPGFVIIDSIQTVYMDEIQSAPGSVAQVRECTAALMKIAKTRGVAVFIVGHVTKQGSIAGPRLLEHMVDAVLYFEGERHHTFRILRAVKNRFGSTNEIGIFEMKEGGLEEVLNPSEIFLEERTAGVSGSTVVASMEGTRTVLVELQALISPTSFGNPRRMATGIDQNRVALLMAVLEKRSGLLLQTQDAYLKAAGGVKLDEPAIDLAICVSIASSFRDRPTRPTDVCIGEVGLTGEVRRVSRIEQRVAEAAKLGFTRAIIPKNNLGGWTAPSGIDVVGVSTVDEALQLTIPF
- the gltX gene encoding glutamate--tRNA ligase, which translates into the protein MSEVRVRYAPSPTGHLHIGNARTALFNYLYARHAGGKMILRIEDTDQKRNVENGVESQMKYLEWLGIDWDEGPGRGGDYGPYFQMERLDLYNKHVNELMEKGLAYKCYMTSEELEAEREAQIARGEAPRYSGAHRNLSAEEQAAFEAEGRKPSIRIRVPEGVTYKWTDVVKGDVSFEAKDFGDWVIVKQDGIPTYNFAVVVDDHLMKISHVLRGDDHIANTPKQMMVYDALGWEYPAFGHMTLIYNENHKKLSKRDESIIQFIEQYADLGYLPGALFNFISLLGWSPVGEEEIFTKEQFIDMFDAGRLSKSPAVFDQQKLAWINSVYMKHASLDEVVALSLPFLQEAGRLPEALSMEEADWATALIALYKEQMTHGAEIVSLTDLFFKDEVEYDEEANAVLAGETVPSVLAEFKAQLEMIEEFTPEAVKAATKATQKATGQKGKNLFMPIRVATTGQTHGPELPNAIALIGKERVVARLATLLA
- a CDS encoding PIN/TRAM domain-containing protein, whose translation is MKIAVRIGFILIGLVVGWFGIIEAMLLLGDLGVNVPAWLTIPYVASLIGGLIFFILSLFLTNGVVKFIRFVEERLVRLPVGDILFGSIGLIIGLLIAFLISVSLEVTNIFLLSKIVPIFVTALFGYFGFAVGYRKRNEWIKLFVKSEREKQPAEPVRRSNDKILDTSVIIDGRIADIAKTGFIEGTLIVPQFVIGELQYIADSSDTLKRNRGRRGLDILKELQDNDRIEVEIYDGDFEDVAEVDIKLIKLAELKNGIVVTNDYNLNKVCEVRNVPVLNINDLANSVKQIVIPGEEMVVTVIKEGKEQNQGVAYLEDGTMVVVEGGRKLISKTLPVVVTSVLQTSAGRMIFARPE
- the ispD gene encoding 2-C-methyl-D-erythritol 4-phosphate cytidylyltransferase, encoding MVRYSVVIPAAGQGKRMGANENKLRLALHGKPIIVWTVEAFARDSWCDHIVLAIQPEEAEWFESMLAHISTPITYVAGGKERQESVRAGLHAVDADRVVLIHDGARPFVRMSQLHEVAEAAQTNGAILAVPVKDTVKQVAAGVIQQTVPREALWLAQTPQAFPAAEIRAIHDRAESARVVGTDDASLFEWAGKEVTVIPGDYHNIKMTTPEDLLFGEAILTKEDYR